In Neofelis nebulosa isolate mNeoNeb1 chromosome 7, mNeoNeb1.pri, whole genome shotgun sequence, the following proteins share a genomic window:
- the RNASE4 gene encoding ribonuclease 4, giving the protein MALQRIHALLLLLLLTMLGLVQPSYGQDRMYQRFLRQHVDPEGTGGNDAYCNLMMQRRKMTVRQCKHVNTFIHEDIWNIRSICSTTNIQCKNGKMNCHEGVVKVTDCRETGSSRTPNCRYRALASTRRVVIACEGNPEMPVHFDR; this is encoded by the coding sequence ATGGCTCTCCAGAGGATTCATGCATTGCTTCTGCTCTTGCTGCTGACCATGCTGGGGCTGGTGCAGCCCTCCTATGGCCAGGATCGCATGTACCAACGATTCCTGCGGCAACATGTGGACCCTGAGGGGACAGGTGGCAACGATGCCTACTGCAACTTGATGATGCAAAGACGGAAGATGACTGTGCGTCAGTGCAAGCATGTCAACACTTTCATCCATGAAGACATCTGGAACATTCGTAGTATCTGCAGCACCACTAATATCCAGTGCAAGAATGGCAAGATGAACTGCCATGAGGGTGTAGTGAAGGTCACAGACTGCAGGGAGACAGGAAGTTCCAGGACCCCCAACTGCAGATATAGGGCCTTGGCAAGCACCAGGCGTGTGGTCATTGCCTGTGAGGGTAACCCTGAGATGCCTGTACACTTTGACAGATAG
- the EDDM3B gene encoding epididymal secretory protein E3-beta: MLSSLPAVDSQVALVTEMASSPKVLGPILALLFPLCGLLIHSQNLSWREFMKQHYLSTNWKFSDYKCDDLMRERGAPKDRNYHTFIYTLWHKIEHICLRKWRDRYRNVYIWVQHPFKILQCYQEGNKKSYREHSSYSYIEFHCGMNGYVDSIEDIQLLDIKN, translated from the coding sequence atgctttcctctctccctgctgtggACTCGCAGGTGGCCCTGGTGACTGAGATGGCATCCTCTCCAAAGGTCCTTGGCCCTATCTTGGCCCTGCTGTTTCCCCTATGTGGGCTGCTTATACACAGCCAGAACCTTTCCTGGAGGGAATTCATGAAGCAGCACTACCTGAGCACAAACTGGAAATTCAGCGACTACAAATGCGATGATCTCATGAGGGAAAGAGGAGCTCCAAAAGACAGGAACTATCACACCTTCATCTATACCTTGTGGCACAAAATCGAGCATATATGCCTCAGGAAGTGGAGAGATCGTtacagaaatgtatatatatgggtCCAGCATCCCTTCAAAATCCTCCAGTGCTACCAGGAGGGTAACAAAAAGAGCTACAGAGAACATAGCAGCTACAGCTACATTGAATTCCACTGTGGCATGAATGGGTATGTGGACAGCATAGAGGACATCCAATTGTTAGACATCAAAAATTAG